From Medicago truncatula cultivar Jemalong A17 chromosome 7, MtrunA17r5.0-ANR, whole genome shotgun sequence, a single genomic window includes:
- the LOC11435891 gene encoding FT-interacting protein 3: MSSLKLCVEVVGAHDLVAKDGEGSSTTFVELEFDDQKFRTTTKDKDLSPYWNEIFYFNITDPSKLSNLNLEACINHYNKTNGSKIPLGKVKLTGTSFVPHSDAVVLHYPLEKKGIFSRTKGELGLKVFITNNPSLRASNPLPAMQEPFVNNGFMNTDQNLAQDQIPVPASFTNQILNNVLKKKNESRHTFHNLPKSNDGKEKKSNVTVGMHEMKSGPSAPKVVKAFAGTAASAMDYVIKETNPSLGGGKVVGGRILRGSNNSPSSTYDLVEPMDYLFIRVVKARDLPRMDLTGSLDPYVIVKVGNFKGTTNHFEKNNSPEWNLVFAFAKENQQATTLEVVIKDKDTIHDDFVGTVRFDLYDVPKRVPPDSPLAPQWYRIVNKKGEMMNTGEIMLAVWHGTQADEAFPDAWHSDSMSPNESFSANYAQIRSKVYTSPRLWYLRVKVIEAHDLVSHDNKSRAPDAFVKVQHGNQIFKTKPVQSRINNPRWDQGTLFVAAEPFEEPLIITVEDKDETIGNIVIPLSTIEKRVDDRKVRSRWYPLAKSMSSAMEAEERKIKEKNKDKDKFASRIHIDVFLDGGYHVLDESTYYSSDLRPTSRQLWKKAIGVLELGILNADVQPTKTRDGRGAADVYCVAKYGHKWVRTRTIVGSLSPKFHEQYYWEVYDPSTVLTLGVFNNGQLNDSNDSNDSKIGKVRIRLSTLETGRIYTHNYPLLSLQGSGLKKMGEVHLAIRFSCTSMMNMINLYFKPHLPKMHYTKPLNIFEQEKLKFQAMIIVQARLGRTEPPLRKEVVGYMSDTDSHLWSMRKSKANINRLKEVFSGLISVGSWLIEISTWKNSVTTVLVHILYMMLVCFPQLILPTMFLYMFIIGLWKWRFRPRNPPHMNTSLSCTDVTTPDELDEEFDTFPTKKSQDIVRWRYDRLRSLAGRVQSVVGDIATQGERLHALLNWRDPRATYIFMAFSFVAAIVLYLIPTQLVFLSAGFYLMRHPKLRGKLPSAPVNFFRRLPALTDSML; the protein is encoded by the coding sequence ATGAGCAGTCTCAAGCTATGTGTTGAAGTTGTTGGTGCTCATGACCTTGTTGCCAAAGATGGAGAGGGGTCATCTACTACTTTTGTAGAACTTGAATTTGATGATCAGAAATTTCGTACAACAACTAAAGATAAAGATCTTAGTCCATATTGGAATGAGATTTTTTACTTCAACATTACAGATCCAAGCAAGTTATCAAACCTTAATCTTGAAGCCTGCATAAACCACTATAACAAAACCAATGGCTCCAAAATTCCCCTTGGCAAGGTTAAGCTCACTGGAACCTCATTTGTTCCACATTCTGATGCTGTTGTATTACACTATCCTCTTGAAAAGAAAGGCATTTTTTCGCGCACGAAAGGTGAACTTGGTTTGAAGGTATTCATTACAAATAATCCTTCTTTAAGAGCCTCAAACCCTCTTCCTGCTATGCAAGAACCCTTCGTCAACAATGGATTCATGAATACCGATCAAAACCTTGCACAAGATCAAATACCGGTACCGGCATCATTTACAAATCAAATCCTCAACAAtgtgttgaaaaagaaaaatgagtcaAGGCACACATTTCACAACCTTCCTAAATCAAATgatggaaaggaaaagaaatcaAATGTAACAGTTGGGATGCATGAGATGAAATCTGGACCGTCTGCTCCGAAAGTTGTTAAAGCGTTTGCAGGCACAGCAGCGTCTGCAATGGACTATGTAATCAAAGAGACAAATCCTTCTCTTGGAGGTGGAAAAGTCGTTGGTGGAAGAATTCTTCGCGGGAGTAATAATTCTCCTAGCAGCACCTATGACCTTGTAGAACCAATGGACTATCTTTTCATACGAGTTGTGAAAGCTCGCGATCTTCCAAGGATGGATTTGACCGGTAGCCTTGATCCCTATGTGATTGTCAAGGTTGGAAACTTCAAAGGAACAACCAATCACTTTGAGAAAAACAATAGTCCTGAATGGAACCTGGTGTTTGCATTTGCCAAGGAGAATCAACAAGCAACTACTCTTGAAGTTGTTATCAAAGACAAGGACACAATACATGATGATTTTGTTGGAACTGTGAGGTTTGATCTGTACGATGTTCCTAAACGTGTTCCACCTGATAGTCCTTTGGCTCCTCAGTGGTATAGGATTGTGAACAAAAAAGGCGAAATGATGAATACTGGAGAGATAATGCTTGCTGTCTGGCATGGCACACAAGCTGATGAGGCTTTTCCTGATGCTTGGCATTCCGATTCAATGTCTCCTAATGAAAGCTTTTCAGCTAACTATGCTCAGATTCGGTCTAAAGTCTACACTTCTCCAAGGTTATGGTACCTACGTGTGAAAGTGATTGAGGCACACGACTTGGTTTCACACGACAACAAGTCTAGAGCTCCTGATGCTTTTGTTAAGGTGCAACATGGTAACCAGATTTTCAAGACAAAACCGGTTCAATCAAGAATCAATAACCCGCGGTGGGATCAAGGTACTTTGTTTGTTGCTGCTGAACCCTTTGAAGAACCTTTGATCATTACGGTTGAAGATAAGGATGAGACTATTGGCAATATTGTTATTCCTCTCAGCACAATTGAAAAACGCGTTGATGACCGAAAAGTCCGTAGCAGGTGGTATCCGCTTGCTAAGTCCATGTCCTCAGCAATGGAAGCAGAAGAAAggaaaattaaagagaaaaacaaagataaagacAAGTTCGCGAGTCGAATCCATATCGATGTTTTTCTTGATGGTGGATACCATGTGTTAGATGAATCAACTTATTATAGCAGTGATCTTAGGCCTACTTCAAGACAACTATGGAAAAAAGCAATTGGTGTATTGGAACTTGGCATTTTGAATGCTGATGTACAACCAACCAAAACTAGGGATGGTAGAGGGGCAGCAGATGTATACTGTGTGGCAAAATATGGTCACAAATGGGTGCGAACGCGAACGATTGTGGGCAGTTTAAGCCCGAAATTCCATGAGCAGTACTATTGGGAAGTTTATGATCCATCCACAGTTCTCACCCTTGGTGTGTTTAACAATGGACAACTTAATGATTCAAATGACAGCAATGATTCAAAGATCGGTAAGGTTCGGATAAGGCTCTCAACGTTGGAAACCGGTCGCATTTACACACATAATTATCCGTTGTTGTCGCTGCAAGGTTCCGGTCTCAAGAAGATGGGTGAGGTTCATTTAGCCATCCGATTCTCATGTACCTCAATGATGAACATGATTAATTTGTATTTCAAACCGCATTTGCCGAAGATGCACTATACAAAACCTCTCAACATATTTGAACAAGAAAAGTTGAAATTCCAAGCAATGATCATTGTTCAAGCTAGACTTGGCAGAACAGAACCACCTCTTAGAAAGGAAGTGGTTGGATACATGTCTGATACAGACTCTCATCTATGGAGCATGAGAAAAAGCAAGGCGAACATCAACCGTCTGAAAGAAGTTTTCTCGGGACTAATATCAGTTGGAAGTTGGTTAATAGAAATTTCAACATGGAAAAATTCTGTCACAACAGTATTAGTCCACATTCTTTACATGATGCTTGTTTGTTTCCCACAACTCATTCTACCAACCATGTTTCTCTACATGTTCATTATAGGTCTGTGGAAATGGAGGTTTCGCCCGAGGAACCCTCCTCACATGAACACTAGTCTTTCTTGTACTGATGTGACAACTCCAGACGAATTGGACGAGGAGTTTGATACGTTTCCAACGAAGAAAAGCCAGGATATAGTTCGTTGGAGGTACGATCGGTTGAGAAGTTTGGCGGGGAGGGTTCAAAGTGTTGTTGGAGACATAGCAACACAAGGTGAGAGGCTACATGCACTACTAAACTGGAGGGATCCTCGAGCAACATATATATTCATGGCGTTTTCTTTTGTGGCTGCAATAGTTTTGTATCTGATACCTACTCAGTTAGTGTTTCTTTCAGCTGGATTTTACCTAATGAGGCACCCTAAGTTAAGGGGTAAGTTACCATCTGCACCAGTTAATTTCTTCAGAAGGTTGCCTGCTCTTACTGATAGTATGTTGTAA
- the LOC11436468 gene encoding exosome complex exonuclease RRP46 homolog, producing MEIDRPDGRSPNQLRPLACSHSVLHRAHGSATWAQGETKVLAAVYGPKAGTKKNENPEKASIEVIWKPNTGHVGQADREYEMILKKTLESICIRTIYPNTTTSVIVQVVHDDGALLPCAINAACAALVDAGIPLRHLAVAICCSVTDNNSIILDPSKKEEEKSKAFAYLVFPNTTVSVVPEKSSQVGNDPMAHGIITSVTHGAMSVDDYLHCLERGRATTQRLSEFLRKNIAPKSTREASKAG from the exons ATGGAGATAGACAGACCTGATGGAAGGAGTCCCAATCAATTGAGGCCGCTAGCTTGCTCTCATTCTGTCCTCCACCGAGCCCATGGCTCAGCCACATGGGCTCAAGGAGAAACCAAAGTTCTGGCTGCAGTTTATGGACCTAAAGCTGGAACCAAGAAGAATGAAAATCCAGAAAAAGCCTCCATTGAAGTTATTTGGAAGCCTAATACAGGACACGTTGGTCAAGCGGATAGGGAGTATGAAATGATATTGAAGAAAACCTTGGAAAGCATATGCATTCGTACCATATATCCCAACACCACCACTTCTGTTATAGTCCAG GTTGTCCATGACGATGGTGCT CTTCTTCCATGTGCAATAAACGCAGCATGCGCTGCACTTGTGGATGCCGGAATACCCCTAAGACATCTGGCTG TTGCAATATGTTGTTCTGTAACAGATAATAATTCTATTATATTGGACCCTTCCAAAAAAGAAGAGGAG AAATCAAAAGCATTTGCCTATTTAGTTTTTCCAAATACAACTGTTTCTGTCGTCCCAGAGAAATCATCGCAGGTGGGTAATGATCCCATGGCACATGGAATCATCACATCTGTTACACATGGTGCTATGTCAG tGGACGATTACCTTCATTGCCTAGAACGAGGACGAGCCACAACTCAAAGGTTGTCTGAATTTTTGAGGAAGAATATAGCACCGAAATCTACCCGTGAGGCATCTAAAGCTGGATGA
- the LOC11436933 gene encoding kiwellin-1, with protein MMRFCPKVSFLLVITLILTSCVYSEAQKCRPNGRIRGKKAPSGQCNKENDSDCCVQGKMYTTYECSPSVSAHTKAYLTLNSFQKGGDGGGPSACDNQYHSDDTPVVALSTGWFNDKSRCLNKITISANGKSVVATVVDECDSTMGCDEEHDYQPPCPNNIVDASKAVWKALGVPQDQWGGLDITWSDA; from the coding sequence atgatgagaTTTTGCCCtaaagtttcttttcttttggtgATTACTCTTATTTTAACAAGTTGTGTGTATTCTGAAGCTCAAAAGTGTCGTCCAAACGGTAGAATCAGGGGAAAGAAAGCTCCATCTGGACAATGCAACAAAGAGAATGACTCTGATTGTTGTGTACAAGGAAAGATGTACACAACTTATGAATGTTCACCATCGGTGTCTGCTCATACTAAAGCATACCTCACACTTAACAGTTTTCAAAAAGGTGGAGATGGAGGTGGCCCTTCAGCATGTGATAATCAGTATCATTCTGATGACACTCCAGTCGTTGCACTTTCCACAGGATGGTTCAACGATAAGAGCAGATGTCTCAACAAAATTACCATAAGTGCCAATGGAAAAAGTGTAGTGGCCACGGTGGTTGATGAGTGTGACTCAACAATGGGATGTGATGAAGAACATGATTATCAACCTCCTTGCCCAAACAACATTGTTGATGCTTCCAAGGCTGTGTGGAAAGCCTTGGGTGTGCCTCAAGATCAATGGGGTGGCCTTGACATTACATGGTCAGATGCTTGA
- the LOC11436934 gene encoding 60S ribosomal protein L8-3, with the protein MGRVIRAQRKGAGSVFKSHTHHRKGPARFRSLDFGERNGYLKGVVTDVIHDPGRGAPLAKVTFRHPFRYQKQKELFVAAEGLYTGQFIYCGKKATLVVGNVLPLRSIPEGAVICNVEGHVGDRGVFARASGDYAIVISHNPDNDTSRIKLPSGAKKIVPSDCRAMIGQVAGGGRTEKPMLKAGNAYHKFRVKRNCWPKVRGVAMNPVEHPHGGGNHQHIGHASTVRRDAPPGQKVGLIAAKRTGRLRGQAAASAAKADK; encoded by the exons ATGGGTCGTGTCATCCGTGCCCAACGTAAGGGAGCAGGTTCCGTTTTCAAATCCCATACGCACCACCGCAAAGGCCCCGCCCGTTTCCGTTCCCTCGACTTCGGCGAGCGCAACGGTTACCTCAAAGGAGTCGTCACCGACGTCATCCACGATCCAGGTCGCGGTGCTCCTCTTGCTAAGGTCACTTTCCGTCATCCCTTCCGTTATCAGAAACAGAAGGAGCTTTTCGTTGCTGCTGAGGGTTTGTATACCGGTCAATTTATTTACTGCGGTAAAAAGGCGACTCTTGTTGTTGGTAATGTTTTGCCTCTTAGATCTATCCCTGAAGGTGCTGTGATTTGTAATGTTGAGGGTCATGTTGGTGACCGTGGTGTTTTTGCTAGAGCTTCTGGTGATTATGCTATTGTTATCAGTCATAATCCTGATAATGATACTTCTAG GATCAAGCTTCCATCTGGTGCAAAGAAGATTGTTCCAAGTGATTGCAGGGCCATGATTGGGCAAGTTGCTGGTGGTGGAAGAACCGAGAAGCCAATGTTGAAGGCTGGTAATGCTTACCACAAGTTCAGAGTGAAGAGAAACTGCTGGCCTAAGGTTCGTGGTGTTGCTATGAATCCAGTTGAGCATCCCCACGGAGGAGGTAATCACCAACATATTGGTCATGCGAGTACTGTCAGACGTGATGCTCCTCCTGGACAGAAGGTTGGTCTCATTGCTGCCAAGAGGACTGGTCGTCTCAGGGGTCAAGCTGCTGCAAGTGCTGCTAAAGCCGATAAATAA
- the LOC11431660 gene encoding putative ripening-related protein 1 — protein MTCFFSKTFIALLVLFLTNCLYIEAQKCNPNGIVKGKSPSGRCKHEDDLCCVPGKKYQTYKCSPPVSSHTKAYLTLNSFEKGGDGNGPSTCDNKYYSDDTPVVALSTGWFNTKRRCLHNITISGNGQSVVAMVVDECDSSKGCDAEHEYQPPCANNIVDASMAVWKALGVPRNQWGGLDITWSDA, from the coding sequence atgaCTTGCTTCTTCTCAAAGACATTCATTGCACTATTAGTCCTTTTCTTGACAAATTGTCTATACATTGAAGCTCAAAAATGCAACCCTAATGGTATAGTTAAAGGTAAAAGTCCTTCAGGGCGTTGCAAGCACGAGGATGACTTATGTTGTGTGCCAGGTAAAAAATATCAGACATACAAATGTTCACCGCCGGTATCTAGTCACACGAAGGCATATCTCACTCTTAACAGTTTCGAAAAAGGTGGAGATGGTAACGGCCCTTCAACTTGTGACAACAAGTATTATTCCGATGATACGCCTGTGGTGGCACTTTCCACTGGATGGTTCAATACTAAGAGAAGGTGTCTTCACAACATCACCATAAGTGGAAATGGTCAAAGTGTGGTTGCAATGGTAGTTGATGAATGTGACTCATCAAAGGGGTGTGATGCAGAACATGAGTATCAACCTCCATGTGCCAATAACATTGTTGATGCTTCAATGGCTGTGTGGAAAGCCTTAGGTGTCCCAAGGAATCAATGGGGTGGGTTGGATATTACATGGTCTGATGCTTGA
- the LOC11435589 gene encoding putative ripening-related protein 1 codes for MKRFCPKASFILLVITLILTSFVYSEAQNCRPSGRIRGKKAPPGQCNQENDSDCCVQGKMYTTYVCSPSVSTHTKAYLTLNSFEKGGDGGGPSECDKQYHSDDTPVVALSTGWFNRKSRCLNNITISANGKSVVAMVVDECDSRKGCDEQHDYQPPCPNNIVDASKAVWKALNVPKEQWGGLDITWSDA; via the coding sequence ATGAAGAGATTTTGCCCCAAagcttcttttattttgttggttATTACTCTTATTTTAACAAGTTTTGTGTATTCAGAAGCTCAGAACTGTCGTCCAAGCGGTAGAATTAGAGGAAAGAAAGCTCCTCCAGGACAATGTAATCAAGAGAACGATTCTGATTGTTGTGTACAAGGAAAAATGTACACAACATATGTATGTTCTCCATCAGTGTCTACTCACACAAAAGCATATCTCACTCTTAATAGTTTTGAAAAGGGTGGAGATGGAGGTGGTCCTTCAGAATGTGACAAGCAGTATCATTCCGATGACACTCCCGTTGTTGCACTCTCAACCGGATGGTTCAACCGCAAGAGCAGGTGCCTCAACAACATTACCATAAGTGCGAATGGAAAAAGTGTGGTGGCCATGGTTGTTGATGAGTGTGACTCCAGAAAGGGATGTGATGAACAACATGATTACCAACCTCCTTGTCCAAATAACATTGTTGATGCTTCCAAGGCTGTGTGGAAAGCTTTAAATGTGCCTAAAGAGCAATGGGGTGGCCTTGACATTACATGGTCAGATGCTTGA
- the LOC11438420 gene encoding kiwellin-1 has translation MKSFCPKFSFLLLITLILTSFLYSEAQKCRPNGRIRGKKAPSGQCNKENDSDCCVQGKMYTTYECSPSVSTHTKAYLTLNSFQKGGDGGGPSACDNQYHSDDTPVVALSTGWFNDKSRCLNKITISANGRSVVATVVDECDSTMGCDEEHDYQPPCPNNIVDASKAVWKALGVPQDQWGGLDITWSDA, from the coding sequence ATGAAGAGCTTTTGCCCcaaattttcttttctcttattGATTACTCTTATTTTAACAAGTTTCTTGTATTCTGAGGCTCAAAAGTGTCGTCCAAACGGTAGAATCAGGGGAAAGAAAGCTCCATCGGGACAATGCAACAAAGAGAATGACTCTGATTGTTGTGTACAAGGAAAGATGTACACAACTTATGAATGTTCACCATCAGTGTCTACTCATACTAAGGCATACCTCACACTTAACAGTTTCCAGAAAGGTGGAGATGGAGGCGGACCTTCAGCGTGTGATAATCAATATCATTCTGATGACACTCCAGTTGTTGCACTTTCCACCGGATGGTTCAACGACAAGAGCAGATGTCTCAACAAGATTACCATAAGTGCCAATGGAAGAAGTGTAGTGGCCACTGTGGTTGATGAGTGTGACTCTACGATGGGATGTGATGAAGAACATGATTACCAACCTCCTTGTCCAAACAACATTGTTGATGCTTCCAAGGCTGTGTGGAAAGCCTTGGGTGTGCCTCAAGATCAATGGGGTGGCCTTGACATTACATGGTCAGATGCTTGA
- the LOC11438366 gene encoding LOW QUALITY PROTEIN: kiwellin-1 (The sequence of the model RefSeq protein was modified relative to this genomic sequence to represent the inferred CDS: deleted 2 bases in 1 codon) — MIITNLLHSQAQQCRPSGRIKKEKPSGQCNQENDSDCCVQGKMYTTYKCSPSVSTHTKEFITLNSFQEGGDGGGPSACDNQYHSDDTPVVALSSGWFNNKSRCLNKIKISANGRSVVAKVVDECDSRAGCDKEHDYQPPCNNNIVDASKAVWKALGVPHDQWGGLDITWSDA; from the exons atgattatcACAAATTTGTTGCACTCTCAAGCCCAACAATGTCGTCCAAGTGGtagaattaaaaaagaaaag cCTTCCGGACAATGTAATCAGGAGAATGACTCTGATTGTTGTGTACAGGGAAAAATGTACACAACTTATAAATGTTCACCATCAGTATCTACTCACACTAAAGAATTTATCACGCTAAATAGTTTTCAAGAAGGTGGAGATGGAGGTGGTCCTTCAGCGTGTGATAATCAATATCATTCTGATGACACTCCAGTTGTTGCACTTTCTAGTGGATGGTTCAACAACAAGAGTAGATGTCTCAACAAAATTAAGATTAGTGCGAACGGAAGAAGTGTGGTGGCCAAAGTTGTTGATGAGTGTGATTCGAGAGCAGGATGCGATAAAGAACATGATTATCAACCTCCTTGTAACAACAACATAGTTGATGCCTCTAAAGCTGTGTGGAAAGCCTTGGGTGTGCCTCATGATCAATGGGGTGGATTGGACATTACATGGTCCGATGCTTGA
- the LOC11433169 gene encoding putative ripening-related protein 1 has product MKILSSKASFLLLIITLILTNCVYSEAQNCRPSGRIRGKKAPPGQCNQENDSDCCVEGKMYTTYVCSPYVSTHTKAYLTLNSFEKGGDGGGPSECDKQYHSDDTPVVALSTGWFNHKSRCLNNITISANGRNVVAMVVDECDSRKGCDEQHDYQPPCTNNIVDASKAVWKALGVPKEQWGGLDITWSDA; this is encoded by the coding sequence atgaaaatattgtCCTCCAAagcttcttttcttttgttgattATAACTCTTATTTTAACAAATTGCGTGTACTCTGAAGCTCAGAATTGTCGTCCAAGCGGTAGAATTAGAGGAAAGAAAGCTCCTCCAGGACAATGCAATCAAGAGAATGATTCTGATTGTTGTGTAGAAGGAAAAATGTACACAACTTATGTATGTTCACCATATGTGTCCACTCACACCAAAGCATATCTCACTCTTAATAGTTTTGAAAAGGGTGGAGATGGAGGCGGTCCTTCAGAATGTGACAAGCAATATCATTCAGATGACACTCCTGTTGTTGCACTTTCCACCGGATGGTTCAACCATAAAAGCAGGTGTCTAAACAACATTACAATCAGTGCTAATGGAAGAAATGTCGTGGCCATGGTTGTCGACGAGTGCGATTCTAGAAAGGGATGTGATGAACAGCATGACTACCAACCACCTTGTACAAACAACATTGTTGATGCTTCCAAAGCTGTGTGGAAAGCTTTAGGTGTGCCTAAAGAACAATGGGGTGGCCTTGACATTACATGGTCAGATGcttga
- the LOC112416678 gene encoding uncharacterized protein — MLAAEQENAQLREELVNLKGEMERMALMMETMMAEREQAAISNLTPVVVVTAAPEGPPQPSPTTTTTIGLTQPLMTDFSSGNMATMGNSGFRPLGPQGPFATPQFSMPSGYPWGMPIATNGGFGPGAIEMPVTQGQQTSAHFQMSQPIPQATMTQAGPTVHIGPQHEEQIYHSDSIMGDDKAIDWEERFGALEKKMSNMRGKETVVQSIYDLCLVPDVNIPPKFKMPVFEKYQGDTCPQNHLTMYIRKMIAYKNNVPLLIHCFQDSLTGPAHTWFMGLKGVTTFEQLAEAFMQQYKYNTYLAPSRKELQSLTQKDKESFKEYAQRFIQKAAQIRPPLDERELSELFYETLSPCYSEKMIVCASQKFTDLVETGMRIEEWARKGAAVSGSSSGGSSGVSSNGNKKFGNGYPKRSAQEVGMVAHGGPQPVYPNHPFVANITPQMTAPQNPNYQSPRPQGPAPYYPPLYQPLYNLQQFPQQPYYSQQPYQQRPQQQPRPQVPHNQQNQRQQFDPLPMTYGALLPSLLAQNLVQTIPPPRIPDPLPRWYRPDLHCIYHQGAPGHDVERCFALKKEVQKLINSKELTFTDPDAVAQNNPLPTHGPAVNMIQDD, encoded by the coding sequence ATGTTAGCGGCAGAACAGGAAAACGCTCAGCTCAGAGAGGAACTGGTTAACCTCAAGGGGGAGATGGAAAGAATGGCACTTATGATGGAAACTATGATGGCTGAGAGAGAGCAAGCAGCAATCTCCAATTTAACTCCTGTTGTGGTCGTCACAGCTGCACCTGAGGGTCCCCCGCAACCATCTCCGACTACTACTACAACTATCGGTCTCACCCAGCCTCTGATGACTGATTTTTCTTCCGGTAATATGGCAACTATGGGCAACTCAGGCTTCCGTCCTCTTGGCCCCCAGGGTCCCTTTGCTACTCCTCAGTTTTCCATGCCTTCAGGCTACCCTTGGGGCATGCCGATTGCAACCAACGGGGGTTTTGGTCCAGGCGCTATTGAAATGCCTGTCACACAGGGTCAACAGACTTCGGCACATTTCCAGATGAGTCAACCGATTCCTCAAGCTACCATGACTCAAGCAGGTCCTACTGTGCATATTGGGCCACAACATGAAGAGCAGATTTATCACTCCGACAGTATAATGGGGGATGATAAAGCAATCGATTGGGAAGAAAGGTTCGGTGCTCTAGAGAAGAAGATGAGTAATATGCGGGGGAAAGAAACAGTCGTCCAAAGCATATATGACCTTTGCTTAGTACCAGATGTAAACATACCTCCAAAGTTCAAGATGCCTGTATTTGAGAAGTATCAAGGGGACACATGTCCACAAAATCATCTAACTATGTATATTAGGAAGATGATAGCTTACAAGAATAATGTTCCCTTACTCATTCACTGCTTCCAGGATAGTTTGACTGGTCCGGCACATACCTGGTTCATGGGGTTGAAAGGAGTCACTACTTTTGAACAGTTGGCTGAGGCCTTCATGCAACAGTACAAATATAATACCTATCTGGCGCCAAGTCGCAAAGAGTTGCAGTCCTTAACCCAGAAAGATAAAGAATCGTTCAAAGAATACGCACAACGCTTCATTCAAAAAGCTGCTCAGATTCGTCCTCCCTTGGATGAGAGGGaactttcagaattgttctatGAAACCCTGAGCCCTTGTTATTCAGAAAAGATGATTGTCTGTGCATCACAGAAGTTCACTGATTTGGTGGAAACAGGAATGCGTATCGAGGAGTGGGCTCGTAAGGGAGCAGCTGTTTCGGGAAGTTCTTCAGGTGGTTCTTCAGGGGTTTCGTCCAATGGTAATAAGAAATTTGGGAATGGTTACCCAAAGAGGAGTGCTCAAGAGGTTGGCATGGTGGCTCATGGAGGACCTCAGCCCGTGTACCCTAATCACCCCTTTGTTGCCAACATCACCCCACAAATGACTGCGCCCCAGAACCCAAACTATCAATCACCCAGACCTCAAGGACCCGCACCATACTACCCCCCATTATACCAACCACTATACAACCTACAACAATTCCCTCAACAACCATATTACTcccaacaaccataccaacaaagACCACAGCAACAACCCCGTCCTCAGGTTCCTCACAATCAGCAGAATCAAAGGCAACAATTTGACCCCTTGCCAATGACCTATGGAGCATTGCTCCCTTCTTTACTTGCACAGAATCTGGTCCAAACAATACCACCTCCTCGCATTCCAGACCCTCTCCCACGCTGGTACCGTCCGGACCTTCATTGTATTtaccatcaaggggcaccaggccACGATGTGGAGCGTTGTTTTGCTCTTAAGAAAGAGGTTCAGAAACTGATAAATAGTAAAGAGTTAACCTTCACCGACCCTGATGCTGTAGCTCAGAACAATCCTCTGCCTACTCATGGGCCTGCTGTTAATATGATTCAAGACGATTAG